Genomic segment of Candidatus Hydrogenedentota bacterium:
TGATCAAGAGGAGCGCCATTGCGGCAGGGATAGTCCTTGGAAATAACCACCCATAGGGAGATCTTTTGTTTGTGTTCCGAGCTTTCAAGGTGTAAAGACCAAAGCGGTAATAATGCTGCCACATCCCGCGAAATGTGTTTCGGTCATAATGTCCTACAGGCGCGCCCGGATATAGAAAAAGTCCTACTCCGGCTTCTAAGCATCGAAACGCCCACTCCACATCTTCACACAGTTCTAAGGATTCATTAAAGAGTCCGACCACATCGAACACGCGCCTTTCGGTAGCCGTGTTATGGGTGGGGACATGTCTGTCTGCGATTTCGCCGGGGCGCTTGGTTGTACTGCCGAACCAATTGGAATAACTGTCCGTACGCCCCCAATAACCGCGGCTGATGCCTACAACTTCGCTGTGGAGTACACAACCAGCTTTTCCGGACTGCTGCGCTTTTTCCCGAGCCTGCTTAAACAAGTCCTTATGTTTTTCAAACCAACGGGTATCGAAAATATCGCCGTCACTGTCAACGAATACGAGGACATCCGCTGCCGCGGCAAGGACGCCGCTATTCCTTGCTTTTCCGATGCCGCAGCGCGTTTCATGTCTTAAGACGCGCAGGGGATAGGGCGCACTTCCTGTATCAAAGCGAATGGGCGGTTCCGATCCGTCATCTACAATAACCACCTCGAAATCCAAGCATTCTTGCGCTGCCAATTGGTTGAGTACATGATGAAGGTCGTCGTGGCGGTTGTAGACGGGGATAATAATAGAGGCTAGAATTTTCTTCATGGGTCAAGCCCCAGCATTACGGAGATAACGGATCGCAGGTGACTTTGAATATTTTCGCCCAGATTACAATTGTGTGTGCAGAAACAGGCTCCTTTGGCTTTTTCATAGGCGTGCAAGGTATCAAACATTCTCTTTTCTAAAAGCGCCATGGGCTCTTCGAATACATTACCTATAGTCGGCATTAATTCACAAAGCGACAGGGCTCCGTTAGGGTAGATTACACGATGCAGATAAGGCGCTTTGCACGGTACAATACAGCGTTGAGTCCGCAGCGTTTTTAAATTCACCAACCAGAGATAGCGTTGATAGCGCCGTTTTAAGAGCTGCAGCAGCGCATTATTTTTGTTTCCGTAATCGTAGGATGCAAGGTGTTTGAGTAGTTGCGGCGTTGCCTTTTCCAATTCATCAAAGGCGGGCAGCGCCAACGCCGCATCTTCCGGCTTCCCCCGAAGCAACAACAGAGAATGGTAATCAGGATTTAGAGTGCGTACAAATTCCATGAAGGAAATCATCTCGGGGAAATTTTTTTCGCAGATCACCGTATTCACTTTTAAAATGAGACCGGGGATAGTGCGCAGCAAGCGCAGCGTCTGTACGGCTTTTTGATAAGATCCTGTTCCCCGTAAATAATCATTGGTTGTTTCAAATCCGTCAAGGGAGACAGCCAGTGTCAGCGGTTTTTTTAAACTGCCGCACAGCTCTTGTGCAGTCTCAAAAATTTGTTCGGGCTGTTGTCCATTCGTCGGAATGGTAATCGCGCTGTTGGGAAAGCATTGGCAAATTTCCACCAATTGTGGATGCAAAAAAGGTTCACCGCCGCCAATATCCAGCCACCGCAGCGTTCCAATCTTTTTCGCGACAAGCCGCACCTGAGCCAGATCCATGTCCAGCGCTTCTTTGGTGACAAAACAGGTTCTGCATCGTAAGGTGCAGCGGTTCGTAATGTGCAAGATCACATGGCGTGCGTGGGCGCGCAGCAAATAAAGGAGGGGATGGCGTAGGAAGTGTTTAAAATTCGTCATTGCCATAGCGTGTATATCCGACGCAGATCATTGACGTTGGGAGCACAGTTTTGGTTTTTATTCGATCCCGGTTGTCCCAGCATAAGCAACAACAATCCTACTTGAACATGTGAAAAGCGCCCCGGTTTTTTCACGCCGGCTTTGCGCGCCTCAGCATAGATAAATTGCCGCAGTTTCTTGGTGCACTCCTTGACGAGGACAGCGACTTCTTCACCCAAAGCCTCCGTGTTAAAAAGGGCGCGGGCAAATAATAATCCTTTAAACCCTGCCCCTTTGATCCAATGCTCCAGTACGTTATAAAAAAATTCCAAAGAAATATCTGATTCCTGTTTGTTTTCGAGGGTCGCATCAAAAAACCATTCCCACCAGCAATCGAAATCTCTTTTAATCCCGTGAGCG
This window contains:
- a CDS encoding glycosyltransferase, with the protein product MKKILASIIIPVYNRHDDLHHVLNQLAAQECLDFEVVIVDDGSEPPIRFDTGSAPYPLRVLRHETRCGIGKARNSGVLAAAADVLVFVDSDGDIFDTRWFEKHKDLFKQAREKAQQSGKAGCVLHSEVVGISRGYWGRTDSYSNWFGSTTKRPGEIADRHVPTHNTATERRVFDVVGLFNESLELCEDVEWAFRCLEAGVGLFLYPGAPVGHYDRNTFRGMWQHYYRFGLYTLKARNTNKRSPYGWLFPRTIPAAMALLLITPTLMSVYVTWQWLKQTPKILWYLPGLYLANLASYLGMCRSLMGGKP
- a CDS encoding radical SAM protein yields the protein MAMTNFKHFLRHPLLYLLRAHARHVILHITNRCTLRCRTCFVTKEALDMDLAQVRLVAKKIGTLRWLDIGGGEPFLHPQLVEICQCFPNSAITIPTNGQQPEQIFETAQELCGSLKKPLTLAVSLDGFETTNDYLRGTGSYQKAVQTLRLLRTIPGLILKVNTVICEKNFPEMISFMEFVRTLNPDYHSLLLLRGKPEDAALALPAFDELEKATPQLLKHLASYDYGNKNNALLQLLKRRYQRYLWLVNLKTLRTQRCIVPCKAPYLHRVIYPNGALSLCELMPTIGNVFEEPMALLEKRMFDTLHAYEKAKGACFCTHNCNLGENIQSHLRSVISVMLGLDP
- a CDS encoding TetR/AcrR family transcriptional regulator; the encoded protein is MVERSTEKALEKRRLLIIDTARELFLTHGFHEVKIDTIAAISGVSKKTIYRLYNNLETLTAHGIKRDFDCWWEWFFDATLENKQESDISLEFFYNVLEHWIKGAGFKGLLFARALFNTEALGEEVAVLVKECTKKLRQFIYAEARKAGVKKPGRFSHVQVGLLLLMLGQPGSNKNQNCAPNVNDLRRIYTLWQ